The proteins below are encoded in one region of Anaerosporomusa subterranea:
- a CDS encoding efflux RND transporter periplasmic adaptor subunit, which produces MEENKTVKRRSLTAGGKGKLVAGICLLACLAFGLHWVLAKPASSQSQRPSDMKPAVKVAVLEKTDLSKKIQLTGKTVPEAQVDIAAKYSGKISQVLVALGQSVTPGQVLLVQDTSDVEAALAQNSAALRGAGADALQSDATFQASYHKAKADYDRAQTNVGRYRSLFEMGAVSKEALDKVEEQLTAAKADLDIWSNQMVGGSAAAVVSKQAAFERATASVEALRQQRSDMIIRAPRAGVIGFRQAEVGGMAQAGQKLLAIVDNSKIYVDSSVSEKDIGQIALGTPAQVSVDSLGKAYSGKVIYISPSMDSATQAFTIRLALEAADESLKAGMFARTDITVVLRKDTLIVPKEAVVSLNGIDRVFVIDAQNQVQERVVRLGFRNDNSIEVIEGLSAGEKVAITNIARLKNGSAVTEVAP; this is translated from the coding sequence ATGGAAGAAAACAAAACAGTGAAGCGGCGCAGTTTGACTGCTGGCGGCAAGGGTAAGCTGGTGGCTGGGATTTGTTTGCTGGCGTGTTTGGCATTTGGGCTGCATTGGGTATTGGCGAAGCCGGCGAGCAGTCAGAGTCAGCGACCGAGTGATATGAAGCCGGCGGTGAAAGTGGCTGTTTTAGAGAAGACGGATCTGTCGAAAAAGATCCAATTGACAGGGAAAACTGTGCCAGAGGCGCAGGTGGATATTGCTGCCAAGTATTCAGGTAAGATTTCGCAAGTGTTGGTGGCGTTAGGGCAGAGCGTGACGCCGGGGCAGGTGCTGCTGGTGCAGGATACGAGTGACGTCGAGGCTGCTTTGGCGCAGAACTCGGCGGCTTTGCGGGGTGCCGGCGCGGATGCTTTGCAAAGTGATGCCACTTTTCAGGCCAGTTATCATAAGGCAAAGGCTGACTATGACCGGGCGCAGACGAACGTAGGGCGGTATCGCAGCTTATTCGAGATGGGGGCTGTCTCTAAAGAGGCTTTGGATAAGGTGGAAGAACAACTGACTGCCGCCAAGGCTGACCTAGATATTTGGTCAAATCAGATGGTTGGCGGTAGCGCGGCTGCTGTGGTCTCGAAACAAGCGGCATTTGAGCGTGCTACGGCTTCTGTGGAGGCACTTAGACAACAGCGAAGCGACATGATTATCCGCGCGCCGCGGGCAGGCGTGATCGGCTTCCGGCAGGCTGAAGTCGGTGGTATGGCGCAGGCTGGGCAGAAGCTGTTAGCCATTGTTGATAATAGCAAGATTTATGTCGATAGTTCGGTATCGGAAAAAGATATTGGTCAGATCGCCTTAGGCACGCCGGCGCAAGTCTCTGTTGACTCGCTGGGTAAGGCCTATAGCGGCAAAGTCATTTATATCAGTCCGTCGATGGACAGTGCGACCCAGGCGTTTACGATCAGGCTGGCGCTTGAGGCTGCCGATGAAAGCCTGAAGGCAGGCATGTTTGCCAGAACAGATATTACGGTTGTTTTACGAAAAGATACTCTGATTGTGCCAAAGGAAGCGGTTGTTTCTCTCAACGGCATTGACCGCGTGTTTGTCATTGATGCCCAGAACCAGGTGCAGGAACGTGTGGTGAGGCTTGGTTTTCGCAATGACAACAGTATCGAAGTTATTGAAGGGCTAAGCGCGGGCGAAAAAGTGGCAATTACTAATATTGCCCGACTTAAAAACGGCAGCGCCGTCACCGAGGTGGCGCCATGA
- a CDS encoding efflux RND transporter permease subunit, whose amino-acid sequence MNITRFSIKRPVGISMIILLFVVLGLYSLQHIGVELLPALNTPYVTVSVRYPGAGTKEMESQVIKPLEDALSSVAHLKHMTSIASPENARVILEFDFAANADIASIDATKQVNSVRRKLPDGIDEPVVIKRDINSSPVLEIAVMANEPLADVYMKADNVFKERLQRADGVSEVQLYGGRDKEVAVEVDRGKLQFYQLALNQIVSAIRSENVLLPSGTIYSEKTQADVRLLAQYQTPAEIGKLQVNNASGTAVSLDAVADIQEKDARVSRYSRTNGADVISLSVYMNSDANIVNTAKAALAQLDTLRAEYPNYDFVVITDTSKYVSDSLSNTFGSLLEGLFTTGLILYLFLRGWRSTVAVIIAIPTSLIATFFAMYIAGFSFNMMSLMGMALCIGILVDDSIVVLENIHRHLHLGKPADIAAEEGRNEIGMAAIAITLCDVVVFMPIAFMTGMTGQFFRQFGLTIVFATLFSLLISFTLTPMIASKLFRNGLWTPKGRVWEFMDRLEQTAVERYEVLLRQALANQKKVVGGVMALFVFSLSLLPLGVIGSEYMPRTDESSFRISVELPVGQNLDQTNQVVASLERMVADIPEVTNYLSSAGSPTSNNGSLSVRLVGRKDRNRSVWQITDEIRAYAAKNLPGVTVRVNETQSSVAGVSGAGMGGGGGSPVQIQLLGANIDNLVKANSQVKAMLATVNGVKDIRSNYTEGLPEIQLSVDREKAKFYNTSVAEITSVFNAAIAGQAAGVYANDPNNDGQDTDIKVRLKGSDGFTVSDLETIPVMAGKNYITLGSVASVSEGTGPVSLYRVDKQRAITLQANITDRPLQEVMNDISAKLTPAVLGEDISYRFSGQASSMNDTFSEMFKALALSLTLVYMLLAVLYESLLTPLIRMFSLPLGLIGSLIFLAITGNSINLYSLIGILVMDGLVAKNGTLLLDYTLTLMDEGVGALDAVIEAGKTRLKPIFMTTITMVVGMLPTALAMTEGSETRVSMAWVLIGGLLTSTVFTLIIIPIVFLYFETTAKRHWSGMLQMAARAKAKLQAVLG is encoded by the coding sequence ATGAACATCACGCGGTTTTCGATCAAACGACCAGTCGGCATTAGCATGATCATTCTGCTGTTTGTCGTTTTGGGTCTGTATAGTTTGCAGCATATCGGCGTGGAACTGTTGCCGGCTTTGAATACTCCCTATGTCACGGTCAGTGTCCGTTATCCGGGAGCAGGCACGAAGGAGATGGAGTCCCAGGTTATCAAACCGCTGGAGGATGCGCTGTCGTCGGTGGCTCATCTCAAACATATGACCTCAATCGCCAGTCCGGAAAATGCTCGCGTTATTCTGGAATTCGATTTTGCCGCTAACGCGGATATCGCCTCCATCGATGCCACTAAGCAGGTCAACTCGGTCAGACGTAAGCTGCCTGATGGCATTGATGAGCCGGTTGTCATTAAACGGGATATTAACTCATCGCCTGTGCTCGAAATCGCGGTTATGGCCAATGAGCCGCTGGCTGATGTCTATATGAAGGCTGACAATGTATTCAAGGAACGCTTGCAACGGGCTGATGGCGTGTCAGAAGTGCAACTGTACGGCGGGCGAGACAAAGAAGTCGCTGTCGAGGTTGACCGTGGCAAGCTGCAGTTTTACCAGCTGGCCTTGAACCAGATTGTCAGCGCGATACGCAGTGAAAATGTGCTGCTGCCGTCAGGGACGATTTACAGTGAAAAAACGCAGGCCGATGTCCGGCTGCTGGCTCAATACCAGACCCCGGCTGAGATCGGCAAGCTGCAGGTAAACAACGCATCAGGCACAGCAGTTTCCCTGGACGCTGTCGCTGATATTCAGGAAAAAGACGCTCGCGTCAGCCGCTATAGCCGCACCAACGGCGCTGATGTCATTTCGTTGTCTGTCTATATGAACAGTGACGCCAATATCGTCAACACGGCCAAGGCCGCTCTGGCGCAGTTGGATACGCTGCGAGCGGAATACCCCAACTATGATTTTGTCGTGATTACCGACACTTCGAAATATGTGAGCGATTCGCTGTCCAATACCTTCGGCAGTCTGCTGGAAGGTCTCTTCACCACAGGGTTGATCCTGTATCTGTTTTTGCGCGGCTGGCGCTCGACTGTGGCGGTTATTATCGCGATTCCCACTTCGCTGATTGCCACCTTTTTTGCCATGTATATCGCCGGTTTTAGTTTTAACATGATGTCGCTAATGGGGATGGCGCTCTGTATCGGCATACTCGTCGACGACTCGATCGTGGTACTGGAAAATATCCACCGCCACTTGCATTTAGGCAAACCGGCCGATATTGCCGCTGAGGAAGGACGAAATGAGATTGGGATGGCCGCGATCGCCATTACACTCTGTGATGTCGTGGTCTTCATGCCTATCGCCTTTATGACTGGCATGACGGGACAGTTCTTCCGGCAGTTCGGTCTGACGATCGTGTTTGCCACCTTGTTTTCCTTGTTAATTTCCTTTACCTTAACGCCGATGATCGCCTCCAAACTGTTCAGAAATGGGCTGTGGACGCCAAAGGGCCGGGTCTGGGAGTTTATGGACCGGTTGGAACAGACGGCAGTCGAACGTTACGAAGTATTGCTGCGGCAGGCGCTGGCAAATCAAAAGAAAGTAGTCGGCGGAGTCATGGCATTGTTTGTCTTTTCCCTGTCGCTGTTGCCGCTGGGCGTGATTGGGTCTGAGTATATGCCGCGGACAGATGAAAGCAGTTTTCGGATATCTGTAGAGCTGCCGGTCGGGCAAAACCTTGACCAGACCAATCAGGTGGTGGCCTCGTTAGAACGAATGGTAGCCGATATTCCGGAAGTGACAAATTATCTGTCAAGCGCAGGCAGTCCGACCAGCAATAACGGTTCTCTGTCTGTCAGGCTGGTTGGGCGAAAAGACCGTAATCGCAGTGTTTGGCAGATCACTGACGAGATTCGCGCCTATGCAGCGAAAAATCTGCCAGGTGTGACCGTACGAGTCAATGAAACGCAGTCTTCTGTGGCTGGCGTGTCGGGAGCCGGCATGGGTGGGGGCGGCGGCTCGCCGGTGCAAATTCAGCTTTTAGGCGCGAACATCGATAATCTCGTCAAGGCCAACAGCCAAGTCAAGGCAATGTTGGCTACGGTGAATGGAGTCAAAGATATTCGCAGCAACTACACTGAGGGCTTGCCAGAGATTCAACTGTCAGTTGATCGGGAAAAGGCGAAGTTCTACAATACTTCAGTAGCCGAAATCACGAGTGTGTTCAACGCCGCTATTGCCGGCCAAGCCGCCGGAGTGTATGCGAATGACCCCAACAACGACGGACAGGATACCGATATTAAAGTCAGGTTGAAGGGAAGCGACGGTTTTACCGTATCGGATTTGGAAACGATCCCAGTCATGGCGGGGAAAAATTATATCACTCTTGGCAGTGTGGCGTCTGTCAGTGAAGGAACGGGGCCGGTCTCCTTGTACCGGGTGGATAAACAGCGGGCGATTACCCTGCAGGCCAATATCACCGACCGACCGCTACAGGAGGTGATGAATGACATCTCAGCAAAGCTGACACCTGCTGTGTTAGGTGAAGACATTAGCTACCGTTTTTCCGGTCAGGCGAGCAGCATGAATGATACCTTCAGTGAGATGTTCAAAGCGTTGGCGCTTTCGCTTACTCTGGTGTATATGCTGCTGGCGGTTCTCTATGAGTCGCTCTTAACGCCGCTGATCCGGATGTTCTCGCTGCCGCTGGGATTGATTGGTTCGCTGATATTCTTAGCGATCACCGGCAATAGCATTAACCTCTACTCCTTGATTGGCATCCTGGTCATGGACGGATTAGTAGCGAAAAATGGAACCTTACTGCTCGATTACACGCTCACATTAATGGACGAAGGCGTCGGCGCGCTCGACGCGGTGATCGAGGCAGGCAAAACCCGGCTGAAACCGATTTTTATGACCACTATAACTATGGTAGTCGGCATGCTGCCGACCGCGCTGGCTATGACTGAGGGATCGGAAACCCGGGTAAGCATGGCCTGGGTCTTGATTGGCGGGTTGCTGACATCGACAGTGTTTACATTGATTATTATACCGATTGTGTTTTTGTACTTCGAGACCACGGCGAAGAGACATTGGAGTGGGATGTTGCAGATGGCGGCTCGGGCGAAGGCTAAGTTGCAGGCGGTGCTGGGGTAG
- a CDS encoding RNA polymerase sigma factor — translation MDLQKLVLQAQVGDAVAYDTVCRQFRGLVMKQARQGHLAGIREDAESEGWLALAQAVKDYDPARGVPFAGYAERCVSYRLWNVFKKERRRWQTESPLEDDRTDEDGESDRPSLLERLAASDDVVGEVQRREQREELRHALTILPIRQRQAVTATIIGEGRLVDLAVEWGISIQAVHATRKKALLSLRQCFEV, via the coding sequence TTGGATTTACAAAAGTTGGTTTTACAGGCTCAGGTAGGGGATGCAGTGGCATATGACACAGTTTGTCGACAGTTTCGTGGCTTGGTTATGAAGCAGGCCAGACAGGGACACTTGGCGGGAATTCGTGAGGATGCGGAAAGCGAGGGTTGGTTGGCGTTGGCGCAGGCGGTGAAGGACTATGATCCGGCGCGCGGTGTTCCCTTTGCCGGGTATGCTGAGCGTTGCGTTAGCTATCGGCTGTGGAATGTGTTTAAAAAAGAACGCCGTCGCTGGCAGACTGAGTCGCCGTTAGAAGACGACCGGACAGATGAGGACGGCGAGAGCGATCGACCAAGCCTGCTTGAACGCCTAGCGGCATCAGATGATGTGGTTGGCGAGGTACAGCGGCGGGAACAAAGAGAAGAGTTGAGGCATGCGTTAACTATCCTGCCAATTCGACAGCGCCAAGCGGTCACGGCGACGATAATTGGCGAAGGGAGGCTAGTTGATTTGGCTGTTGAATGGGGCATCAGTATCCAGGCAGTGCATGCTACACGTAAAAAGGCGCTGTTGAGTTTACGACAGTGTTTTGAGGTTTAA
- a CDS encoding DUF1659 domain-containing protein: MAIVNMPQAARLQIKVQTGLNASGAPVYRVRSLQNLKNGTVDDSVYAVAQGLASLQQHTVVAISRQDDANLIDQ, from the coding sequence ATGGCAATAGTCAATATGCCGCAGGCAGCACGCCTGCAGATCAAAGTCCAGACTGGGCTCAACGCCAGCGGCGCGCCGGTGTACCGGGTGCGTAGCTTGCAGAACCTCAAAAATGGCACTGTTGATGATTCAGTCTATGCAGTTGCTCAAGGGCTGGCCAGTCTGCAACAGCACACTGTGGTCGCGATTTCTCGTCAGGATGATGCCAATCTCATCGATCAGTAA
- a CDS encoding DUF2922 domain-containing protein, whose translation MVKTLELVFRNESGQEVTLSLADPKDALTKAEAQTVMQDIIAKNIFTSKGGDLTDAVDARVRSRDTVSLA comes from the coding sequence ATGGTAAAGACACTGGAACTGGTTTTTCGCAATGAGTCAGGCCAAGAAGTAACCCTCAGTCTGGCCGACCCGAAGGACGCGCTAACCAAAGCCGAAGCCCAGACTGTCATGCAGGATATCATCGCTAAAAACATCTTCACCAGCAAAGGTGGAGATTTGACAGATGCGGTGGATGCGCGGGTGCGGAGCAGAGACACTGTATCACTAGCTTAG
- a CDS encoding YvrJ family protein, whose translation MEKLLEYSANYGFPMVVAGYLLVRIESKLDKLAASIHGLANVIASKL comes from the coding sequence ATGGAAAAACTGCTTGAGTACTCGGCTAATTACGGGTTTCCGATGGTGGTCGCAGGCTATCTGCTTGTCCGCATCGAAAGCAAACTGGATAAGTTGGCGGCCAGCATCCATGGCCTCGCGAATGTGATTGCGTCGAAGTTGTGA
- a CDS encoding HD-GYP domain-containing protein: MQRVSLPFLQAGMMVAKGVYSSDGRLLLSAGTILAEGTIPKMQNLGVGSVYICNPLFTDLEVPELINIDTRVKTIQALQSVVRKFEKTNELNIEPLKGAVRQLVAEIISNREAMIHLIDLRTFDDYLIAHSVNVCILSLLTAVNMDYNEAKLVDLAMGCLLHDLGMTAVPEEIRAKVGSLTPKESSIVQTHAEVGFNYIRKVRDMSVLAAHVAFQHHERFDGKGYPRQMAGNEIHEYARIAAVADIFDALISDRPYRKGMLPHEAYEILMTLGDSLVDREIVNIFLEHVAIYPMGSVVQLGSNEIGIVTTVLPKMQSRPIVKLLTDTNGELLQEPREINLAEHLTLFITRVLKEQEIFELGKSVRDEQES, translated from the coding sequence ATGCAGAGGGTATCATTACCATTTTTGCAAGCAGGCATGATGGTAGCAAAAGGCGTTTATAGTTCAGACGGGCGGCTTTTGTTGAGCGCCGGGACAATACTTGCCGAAGGGACTATCCCGAAAATGCAGAACCTCGGGGTTGGTTCAGTCTATATATGCAATCCTCTGTTTACCGATCTGGAAGTACCAGAGCTGATTAATATTGATACTCGCGTCAAGACGATTCAGGCGCTGCAGAGCGTCGTACGGAAATTTGAGAAGACGAATGAGCTCAATATTGAGCCGCTGAAAGGGGCAGTGCGGCAGCTCGTTGCCGAGATAATCAGTAACCGCGAAGCAATGATTCACCTTATTGACTTAAGGACCTTTGACGACTATCTTATTGCCCATTCGGTCAATGTTTGCATATTATCGTTATTAACAGCTGTCAACATGGACTACAATGAAGCTAAGCTGGTTGATTTGGCAATGGGCTGTCTGTTGCATGATTTAGGAATGACGGCAGTTCCGGAAGAGATCCGGGCCAAGGTGGGCAGCCTTACGCCAAAGGAAAGTTCGATTGTCCAGACACATGCTGAGGTCGGTTTTAATTATATTCGCAAGGTAAGGGATATGTCGGTTCTTGCCGCCCATGTCGCGTTCCAACACCACGAACGGTTTGACGGCAAAGGATACCCTCGGCAGATGGCGGGAAACGAGATTCATGAGTATGCACGAATTGCCGCCGTTGCCGATATCTTTGATGCCTTGATCTCTGATCGACCGTATCGCAAGGGTATGCTGCCTCACGAAGCGTATGAAATCTTAATGACACTAGGTGATTCGCTTGTGGATCGGGAAATCGTGAACATATTTTTAGAGCATGTTGCAATCTACCCAATGGGCAGTGTTGTGCAACTAGGCAGTAACGAGATTGGGATTGTAACCACAGTTTTACCTAAAATGCAGTCACGGCCGATCGTCAAACTGTTGACAGACACAAACGGCGAGCTTTTGCAGGAACCTCGAGAAATTAACCTGGCCGAGCATTTGACCTTATTCATAACCAGGGTATTGAAGGAACAAGAGATCTTTGAACTGGGGAAGTCAGTAAGAGATGAGCAAGAGAGTTGA
- a CDS encoding amidohydrolase, which produces MDIYIKAGEKVAGNLIADIVLKNGFVYTADAGDSVHEATAILGDRILFVGSNDAVQRYIGPATKLIDLGGKLVIPGMIDSHIHPPGLSLLELYEVKLFDSSTFEGYLDAVREFLLQNPDTKLVYGRGWSWGILQGEELNRGPRKEYLDGISTAIPIVLRANDGHTLWVNSKALEVNCVTVETDVPHGGVIERDPISGELWGTLKEAAMGLIALPEYSIEQYVAAMLNFQHKMHRYGITGILTMGSLTFKNIFAACEAMRQQGKLRLRVRGAVSITPNEDVKAQLAAIAELREQYAAPQLKLITAKFFTDGVVEGGTSHLLAPYTSACGKGDNHYGEFLWDEEKLQQAFTLANTDGLQIHVHSTGDASTKKVLDALEYAGTAAPVGDYRNTITHLQLVDNQDIHRFKDLKVIASVQPYWQFKGPKWWRQVDYQFLGERAERQFPLGSFFKSGITVASSSDYPATVEAYPLRAIEIGVTRNLDNGPLFGVEDITDIDDERYLLNKNERATVTGMVKSFTINGAYMLFMENETGSIEPGKLADLVVLDQNILAINPLDIDKTKVMLTIFGGEVVYENKN; this is translated from the coding sequence ATGGACATATATATAAAGGCAGGCGAGAAAGTGGCTGGTAATTTAATCGCAGATATCGTTTTGAAAAATGGGTTTGTTTATACGGCTGATGCTGGCGATTCGGTGCATGAGGCGACCGCTATCTTGGGCGACCGCATTTTGTTTGTTGGCAGCAATGACGCTGTGCAGAGGTATATTGGGCCTGCGACTAAGCTGATTGATTTGGGAGGCAAGCTCGTCATTCCGGGGATGATTGACTCTCATATTCATCCGCCTGGATTATCGCTGCTTGAACTTTATGAGGTGAAGCTGTTCGACAGCTCAACTTTTGAGGGTTATCTTGACGCTGTTAGAGAGTTCTTGCTCCAGAATCCAGACACCAAATTGGTCTATGGTCGGGGCTGGTCATGGGGGATTCTCCAAGGGGAGGAACTGAATAGAGGCCCGCGCAAGGAATATCTTGATGGGATTTCCACCGCAATTCCGATCGTGCTACGCGCGAATGACGGCCATACGCTGTGGGTCAACTCCAAGGCCCTGGAAGTCAATTGTGTTACTGTGGAGACAGACGTTCCTCACGGCGGCGTGATTGAACGCGACCCGATCAGCGGAGAGCTGTGGGGCACGCTGAAAGAAGCGGCGATGGGTCTGATTGCGCTGCCAGAATATAGTATTGAACAGTATGTGGCGGCCATGTTGAATTTTCAGCACAAAATGCATCGCTATGGCATCACTGGCATACTGACTATGGGAAGTCTAACGTTTAAAAATATTTTTGCCGCCTGTGAGGCGATGCGGCAGCAGGGAAAACTGCGACTGCGCGTCCGGGGGGCTGTCAGTATTACGCCGAACGAGGATGTTAAAGCACAGCTTGCAGCCATTGCAGAGCTGCGGGAGCAATACGCGGCTCCGCAACTGAAGCTAATTACAGCGAAGTTTTTCACCGATGGCGTGGTGGAGGGTGGGACTAGCCATTTGCTGGCGCCTTATACTTCGGCTTGCGGCAAAGGCGACAACCACTATGGCGAGTTTCTCTGGGATGAGGAAAAACTGCAGCAGGCGTTTACCCTGGCCAATACGGATGGGCTGCAGATTCATGTTCACTCGACAGGAGACGCATCCACCAAGAAGGTACTCGATGCGCTGGAGTATGCGGGTACTGCCGCTCCAGTAGGAGATTATCGCAATACGATTACTCATCTACAGTTGGTTGATAACCAGGATATTCATCGTTTTAAGGACCTCAAAGTGATTGCCAGTGTTCAGCCCTATTGGCAGTTCAAAGGGCCGAAATGGTGGCGGCAGGTAGATTATCAATTTTTGGGCGAACGGGCAGAAAGGCAGTTTCCACTGGGATCGTTCTTCAAAAGCGGCATCACAGTCGCATCATCGTCAGATTACCCGGCAACTGTTGAGGCCTATCCGCTGCGGGCGATTGAGATCGGTGTCACCCGCAATCTGGATAACGGGCCGCTGTTTGGAGTTGAGGATATTACCGATATCGATGATGAACGCTATCTACTGAATAAAAACGAGCGGGCGACAGTAACGGGAATGGTCAAAAGTTTCACCATCAACGGGGCGTATATGCTGTTTATGGAAAACGAAACCGGGTCCATCGAACCCGGCAAGTTGGCTGATTTGGTTGTGCTAGATCAGAACATCTTGGCGATCAATCCGTTGGATATTGATAAAACCAAGGTGATGCTGACGATTTTCGGCGGGGAAGTCGTGTATGAGAATAAAAATTGA
- a CDS encoding ATP-dependent RecD-like DNA helicase — protein sequence MENITGTVENIVFQSADSLYIVFRLRLAGEKSSVAVVGNLAAPLLGEEIDISGDWVEHPRFGRQFKAVSFRRIAPSSLAGIERFLGSGAIRGIGPSLAERIVKQFGKQSLEIIEHTPARLVEVSGIGAKRAEMISASYSEQAELREIMLFLEMHGVSGAYAPKLYSHYGTQAITILEQNPYRLAEEVEGIGFRKADQIAMALGLEKNHPDRLAAGIHFALLQISLAGHCCVPEEALVEETAKLLVVERIEVSLILSDLMKQQSLCVEDYHGMLLLYPRHLYYAEKRVAERLLHLRDRARPLLFADATDMVERWQKSGGILLAEAQRQAIAAALEHGVLALTGGPGTGKTTTVKGILAALEEQGCKILLGAPTGRAAKRLQETTGRDAVTVHRLLESSGGPEGAPVFLRDEDNPLEADAIILDEVSMMDISLMHYFLRAVPEGCRVVLVGDVDQLPAVGPGSVLKDIIDSGAVPIVRLTEVFRQAGESMIVVNAHRINRGRLPDVTSSLDFQFLPCEDAEEAAKLVVELASKELPQSGYDVWRDVQVLSPMHRLACGVENLNKQLQAALNPPNEYSATVAGINQVFRTGDKVMQTRNNYQKGVFNGDIGFIILIEDGRVTVRYPDADVIYERSDMDELHLAYCMSVHKSQGSEYPVVILPLVAGHHIMLQRNLLYTAVTRAKERVILLGSKAALNTALANDRTKRRYSLLAQRLRGEALC from the coding sequence ATGGAGAACATCACCGGTACAGTGGAAAATATTGTTTTTCAAAGTGCTGATAGTTTATATATTGTGTTTCGGCTGCGTCTCGCGGGTGAGAAGTCTTCCGTCGCCGTGGTGGGGAATTTAGCAGCGCCGCTACTGGGTGAGGAGATTGACATCAGCGGCGATTGGGTTGAGCATCCCCGCTTTGGGCGCCAGTTCAAGGCAGTTTCTTTTCGCCGGATCGCTCCTTCGAGTTTGGCAGGAATTGAACGCTTTCTTGGCTCAGGCGCGATTCGCGGTATCGGTCCTTCGTTGGCTGAGCGGATCGTCAAGCAGTTTGGCAAACAATCGCTTGAAATTATCGAGCATACACCCGCTCGGCTGGTAGAAGTATCTGGTATCGGCGCGAAACGGGCTGAGATGATTAGCGCTTCCTATAGTGAGCAAGCCGAGCTGCGAGAGATTATGCTGTTTTTAGAGATGCATGGGGTATCCGGCGCTTATGCGCCAAAGCTGTATAGTCACTATGGCACTCAGGCGATCACAATTTTGGAGCAGAATCCCTACCGGTTGGCGGAAGAGGTGGAGGGCATTGGCTTTCGCAAAGCGGATCAAATCGCAATGGCGCTGGGACTGGAGAAGAACCATCCTGACCGCTTGGCGGCTGGGATTCATTTTGCTTTGCTGCAGATATCTCTGGCAGGACATTGTTGTGTTCCAGAAGAGGCCTTGGTCGAGGAAACCGCTAAACTGCTCGTGGTGGAACGAATCGAGGTTTCGCTGATTCTGTCTGATTTGATGAAACAACAGTCTCTGTGTGTGGAAGATTACCATGGTATGCTGCTGTTATACCCAAGGCATCTCTATTATGCGGAGAAGCGGGTGGCGGAGCGCCTGCTGCATTTGCGGGACCGGGCGCGTCCGCTGCTGTTTGCTGATGCAACAGATATGGTGGAACGTTGGCAAAAATCAGGCGGTATTCTTCTGGCCGAGGCGCAACGTCAGGCCATCGCGGCTGCTCTAGAGCACGGGGTGCTCGCGCTAACTGGCGGGCCGGGCACAGGCAAAACGACAACTGTAAAGGGGATATTAGCTGCTCTTGAAGAACAGGGCTGCAAAATCCTGCTTGGCGCGCCAACTGGCAGAGCGGCAAAGCGGTTGCAAGAGACGACCGGTCGCGATGCGGTCACTGTTCACCGTCTGCTGGAGTCGAGTGGTGGTCCGGAGGGAGCGCCGGTTTTTCTGCGTGATGAAGATAATCCGTTAGAGGCTGACGCGATCATTCTTGATGAGGTTTCGATGATGGACATATCGCTGATGCACTACTTTTTGCGGGCTGTACCTGAAGGCTGCCGAGTGGTTCTGGTCGGCGACGTCGATCAACTGCCAGCTGTGGGGCCGGGATCGGTATTGAAAGATATCATTGATTCCGGCGCTGTGCCAATCGTGAGGCTGACTGAGGTATTTCGCCAAGCAGGCGAGAGTATGATTGTTGTCAATGCGCATCGCATCAACCGCGGACGGTTGCCAGATGTGACTTCCAGCCTGGATTTTCAGTTCTTGCCCTGTGAGGATGCAGAAGAAGCGGCTAAGCTGGTGGTGGAACTGGCTAGTAAAGAATTGCCTCAATCCGGCTATGACGTTTGGCGGGATGTGCAAGTACTGTCTCCCATGCATCGATTAGCCTGCGGCGTGGAAAATCTAAACAAACAATTACAGGCGGCGCTGAACCCGCCTAACGAATATTCGGCAACGGTTGCAGGGATTAACCAGGTTTTCCGTACAGGCGATAAGGTGATGCAAACTCGCAATAATTACCAGAAGGGCGTATTTAATGGTGATATTGGTTTTATCATCTTGATCGAAGATGGCAGGGTGACTGTGCGCTATCCGGATGCTGATGTCATCTATGAACGGAGCGATATGGATGAGTTGCATCTGGCGTATTGCATGAGTGTGCACAAAAGCCAAGGCAGTGAATATCCGGTTGTGATCCTGCCGTTGGTAGCTGGGCATCACATCATGCTGCAACGCAATCTACTGTATACGGCAGTTACCAGGGCTAAAGAGCGGGTTATTCTCCTCGGTTCAAAGGCGGCGCTGAATACGGCTTTGGCCAATGATCGCACCAAGCGCCGCTATTCGCTGCTGGCGCAGCGACTGCGGGGTGAAGCGCTGTGCTGA